The DNA region TACCGCCAAGGTTCTTCCCAATGCAACTTATACGGTGGAACTGTCGGATGTGAATGGCAATGATATTGGAGAGAAAAAAGTCCGTACCAATGAATTTGGTTCGTTTACTACAGAGTTTATACTGCCTGCTGCCTGCCTGAATGGATCTTACACGATTGAAGTTGAGGAAACTGATGGCCGGGCATTTGTACAAGTGGAAGAATACAAGCGTCCTACATTCGATATAGTTTTTGATCCTCAGAAGGATTCCTATCAAGTGGGAGACAGCGTACAGGTGAAAGGTACGGCGAGTTCCTTTAATGGTGTGCCTTTGCAAGGATTGGAGCTGAGCTATACCGTAACCCGTAGTCTGTTTTCGTGGTGGAGATCTTATGGGCAGAGTTCCACTTCACTGGCTTCCGGCACTGTGACGATAGGGGATGACGGAATGTTTTCTATTCCTGTCCGCCTGCAAGGTGTGAAAGGGGAGAATGCCGGTTTTTATACCTATCAGATAGAAGCCTCTGTAACCAATCAGGCCGGTGAAACACAAAGCAGTGTGACTACGCTGTCAGCAGGCAACCGTTCGCTTGTTTTGTCTGTCGAAACGGAAGAGCGTATTTGTAAGGATGATAGTATTCGTCTGACATTCGTGGCGCGAAACCTGAATATGCAACCTGTTGCAGTGAAGGGTGATTATCGTCTGGTACAAACTGTAGATGGAAAACCGGAAGTCCGTTTCAGCGGACACTTTACCTCGAATGTGGAAGTATTGTTGCCGGAATGGAAGAATTTACCTTCAGGTGCTTACGAACTACAATTAGCTGCGAAGGACGATCAGGGTAGGGATGTTGATTACAAGCAAAATATTGTACTCTTTTCTTATGATGACAATCGCCCTCCTGTAGAATCGCCTGTCTGGTTCTATGCACGCAATACGGAGTTTGGTGCCGGACACCCTGCCCAATTCTGTTTGGGGACTTCTTATAAGGATGCTTATGTCATGCTGGATGTATTCAGCGGTAAAAAGCGTTTGAGTAGTACGGTGCTTCAATTATCCGACTCTATTGTTCGTTTTGATGTTCCTTATAAAGAGGAGTATGGAGACGGGATAGAGTACCTGTTTGCTTTTGTCAAGGGGGGTGAATTCTATTCTGAAAAGGTCGACTTACAAAAGCGTATACCGGATAAAACATTGACGATGAAGTGGGATGTGTTCCGTGATAAGTTGCGTCCCGGACAAGAAGAAGAGTGGCGTCTGACGATAAAGACACCACAAGGTACACCGGCTGATGCTGAGATGCTTGCTACCATGTATGATGCTTCTTTGGATAAGCTGTATCCCAATCGTCAGAATTTTAATGTGAACTATCCCCGTTTTAATTCTCAGATATATTGGTCTTATGGATATGTAGGTGGAGCCTTCTATTCTTGTCATTTCCCAATGAAGGAATGGAAAGTCCCGGTATTTATTTACGATACCTTTTATTCGGAAGAAGGGATAAATGAAGCAATGATAGTCGGATATCATGCTGTAAAGAAAGCGGATGTGGTAGGAAGCGTACAGATACGGGGAATGGCAAGTCCGCGAACTAAATCGATGGCTATGGCAGATAATGCTTCTGCTGATCAGACAAATATGCTGGCCGGAAAAGCGGCTGGTCTGGCGTTTGAAGAAGAAATGTCGCAGGAAACCGGACAGACAGCTGACGATGCGGAACTTGGTAATACCTCCGAACTCCGTACAAACTTCGCTGAAACGGCGTTCTTCTATCCGCAACTGCGCACCAATGAACAGGGTGAGATTTCCTTCTCCTTTACGATGCCGCAAAGTCTGACGCGTTGGAATTTCCGCGGATATTCCCATACAAAGGGAATGTTGACCGGTCAGTTGGATGCTTCTGCTGTTACGGCGAAGGACTTCATGCTGTCTCCCAATATGCCGCGTTTTGTACGGGTAGGGGATAAGACCAGCATTGCTGCAACCATTACCAACCTGACAGGTAAATCTTTGAAGGGAACTGCGAAATTTATTCTCTTTGACCCGATGACGGATAAAGTGATTTCTACCGGGCGCCAAGCTTTCACGGTAGAAGCCGGGAAGACAGTTCCTGTAAGCTTCCGTTTCACAGTGACGGATAAACAGGATATGTTGGGTGTACGTATGATTGCTGACGGTGGCACATTCAGTGATGGAGAACAACACTTGTTGCCCGTATTGAGCAATAAGGAATACATTACCGAGACCCTTGCCATGCCGATACGTGGTGAAGAAACCCGTACTTTCTCTTTGGACAGCCTGTTCAATTACAACAGTCGCACGGCCACCGACCGCCGACTGACAGTAGAATTTACAGGTAATCCTGCCTGGTATGCCGTACAGGCATTGCCCGTATTGAGTCAGCCCCGTACAGATAATGCTACAGCATGGGCAGCCGCTTATTATGCCAATTTCCTTGCTTCTTACATTGCCAACAGCCAGCCGCGCATTAAAGCCGTGTTCGACAGTTGGCGCATGCAAGGCGGTAAGAAAGAAAACTTCCTCAGCCAGTTACAGAAGAATCAGGAGGTGAAGAATATCCTTCTCGAAGAGAGCCCGTGGTTGCTGGAAGCTACTACAGAAGCCGAACAGCAAGCGCGTATCGCTACTTTGTTCGATCTCAATAATCTGTCGAACAATAATATGACCACCCTTATTAAACTACAGGAATTGCAAAATGCCGATGGTGCCTGGAGTTGGTACAAAGGTATGCCGGGTAGTCGCAGTATGACGGGATACATCACCGAACTTCTTGTCCGCTTGCCGTTGCTTACCGGACAAAAGAACTCCGCTGATGCCCTTTCCATGCAGCGAAGGGCTTTCAACTATTTGCATAGCCAGGCATTGCAGGAATATCAGAATATCCGTAAAGCGGAGAAAAACGGGACGAAGATCAATAATCTTTCATATCCGGCAATGACGTATCTCTATCTGATAGCTATCTCCGGTGAGAAGGTGCCTTCGGTCAATGAAGACGCTTATCACTACTTCCTCTCCATGGTCGGCAAGAATCTAAGTTCGAATGCAATGGGAGTTAAGGCGCAGTCAGCTATCATTCTGCAAAAGGCGGGTCGCACGGCTGAGGCTGACGAATTTATCGCTTCCATTAAAGAGCATCTGGTGCAAACTGATGAACGGGGTGCATACTTTGCTTTCTATGAAAGACCTTTCCTTTGGGGAGCACAACCTATTTCCGTTCATGTGGAGGTAATGGAAGCCCTGAGGATGGCAGGAGGCAATGATGCATTGGTGGAAGAAATGAAACTCTGGTTACTGAAGCAGAAACAAACTACAAGCTGGAACTCACCTGTTGCAACGGCAGACGCTATTTATGCATTGCTTTGCCAGGGGAGTGACTTGTTGGCATCACGTGGTGATGTACGCATTGTTCTTGGTAATAAAGTGCTGGAAACATTCTCACCTGCCAAGACCACAGTTCCCGGATTGGGATATATCAAGGAAAGCTTTGCAGCAGGTAGTCCTGAATTGCGCGCCAAGTCCATTACTGTGGAAAAGAGGGATGCGGGCATTGCCTGGGGGGCAGTCTATGCACAATATCTGTCACCTGTTTCCGATGTAAAACAGCAAGGTGGTGAGCTGGCTGTAGAAAAGAAACTCTATGTAGAGCGTACTTTGACAGGTGGAAAGAAAGAATTGCAACCCATCACCGCTTCCACGCAACTGGCGGTAGGTGATAAAGTGGTTTCCCGTCTGACGATACGTCTGGACCGTGCCATGGATTTCGTTCAACTGAAAGATCAGCGTGGTGCCTGCTTTGAGCCGATGAATTCACTTTCCGGTTATCGCTGGAACGGTGGAATAGGTTATTATGTGGAGATAGAAGATGCTTCCACTAATTTCTTCTTCGATAGTCTGAACAAAGGTGTGTATGTGTTGGAATACAGTTATCGCATTGCCCGTAGCGGGCAGTACGAAGCCGGGCTGGCAACCATTCAATGTGCCTACGCTCCCGAGTATGCAGCTCATTCAGCGTCAGTGAAGGTCGAGGTGGAGTAGAAATTTTAAAACTTGCTTTTAGGAACTCTCATTTAAAACACCTACTTTTGTGCATCCTAAAATGAAAACGAATGAAACGAACCTTGATATGTATATATGCGCTTGCCGCCGTAGCACTTACCGCTACGGCGCAACCGCGTTTTTCATCCAATAAAGAAACTCACAACTTCGGACAGATCGAATGGAAGCACCCCGTTAGCGTGCAGTATGTCATTACCAATACGGGTGATAAACCTCTGGTGCTTACAGATGTAGACCCTTCCTGTGCCTGTTCCGTAGCCCAGTGGACACAAACTCCCATTGCTCCCGGTGAGAAGGGGAAGATCGTTGTCGATTTTGATGCTAAGGCATTGGGACATTTTGATAAGTCCATAGCTGTTTATTCCAATGCGCAGCCCAATCTGGCTTACCTGCACTTTACAGGTGAGGTGGTGCGCGAGATAAAAGACTTTACGAAAA from Bacteroides sp. MSB163 includes:
- a CDS encoding alpha-2-macroglobulin family protein, coding for MERIQRICSLVLLAAFWGCVPVLHAQSFDKLWKQVEQAQEKSLPQTVIKLTDEIFRKGEREKNTPQMLKAYMCRNTYQNILTPDSFYVNLKGLEQWALREQNPVSRAVLNSLVASIYADYADNNRWELQQRTSLNLGETALPADIREWSANLFVNQVMKYTGEALKDSTELLKTSSRTYIPFVILGDASEYYHHEMYHLLASRAIDALQKVSWFDTDSLVKKDIMGIYGQMINTYRKMPDREDAAVLTMLDYMAWRNREGDALLRPRAVKEAESEAPNQYLRALDRIIKDYSKRDVCAEAYLAKARYYRNMRKYPEALQACDEAITLYPDYKRISALRELKESILQPQLNMSASKATYPGDSLKLRVTHRNLDGFTVNLFHTTLLKEETDMPQINSSFYKKYARKVKTEHFSLLRPDNYQSADSTYSMQMPGEPGVYVMQIVPDDKKGKTSENYLYLTRFKVLTLPLSNKDFEIVALDAETGKPIADAQITFYSSYGTKNNEVLERKTTDASGKVVMPWNKQFRALSVAKGTDTAMLLQRIYNSSNGVWNNTNEEFDEVKILTDRSIYRPGQTIYIKGIAYAQEGDTAKVLPNATYTVELSDVNGNDIGEKKVRTNEFGSFTTEFILPAACLNGSYTIEVEETDGRAFVQVEEYKRPTFDIVFDPQKDSYQVGDSVQVKGTASSFNGVPLQGLELSYTVTRSLFSWWRSYGQSSTSLASGTVTIGDDGMFSIPVRLQGVKGENAGFYTYQIEASVTNQAGETQSSVTTLSAGNRSLVLSVETEERICKDDSIRLTFVARNLNMQPVAVKGDYRLVQTVDGKPEVRFSGHFTSNVEVLLPEWKNLPSGAYELQLAAKDDQGRDVDYKQNIVLFSYDDNRPPVESPVWFYARNTEFGAGHPAQFCLGTSYKDAYVMLDVFSGKKRLSSTVLQLSDSIVRFDVPYKEEYGDGIEYLFAFVKGGEFYSEKVDLQKRIPDKTLTMKWDVFRDKLRPGQEEEWRLTIKTPQGTPADAEMLATMYDASLDKLYPNRQNFNVNYPRFNSQIYWSYGYVGGAFYSCHFPMKEWKVPVFIYDTFYSEEGINEAMIVGYHAVKKADVVGSVQIRGMASPRTKSMAMADNASADQTNMLAGKAAGLAFEEEMSQETGQTADDAELGNTSELRTNFAETAFFYPQLRTNEQGEISFSFTMPQSLTRWNFRGYSHTKGMLTGQLDASAVTAKDFMLSPNMPRFVRVGDKTSIAATITNLTGKSLKGTAKFILFDPMTDKVISTGRQAFTVEAGKTVPVSFRFTVTDKQDMLGVRMIADGGTFSDGEQHLLPVLSNKEYITETLAMPIRGEETRTFSLDSLFNYNSRTATDRRLTVEFTGNPAWYAVQALPVLSQPRTDNATAWAAAYYANFLASYIANSQPRIKAVFDSWRMQGGKKENFLSQLQKNQEVKNILLEESPWLLEATTEAEQQARIATLFDLNNLSNNNMTTLIKLQELQNADGAWSWYKGMPGSRSMTGYITELLVRLPLLTGQKNSADALSMQRRAFNYLHSQALQEYQNIRKAEKNGTKINNLSYPAMTYLYLIAISGEKVPSVNEDAYHYFLSMVGKNLSSNAMGVKAQSAIILQKAGRTAEADEFIASIKEHLVQTDERGAYFAFYERPFLWGAQPISVHVEVMEALRMAGGNDALVEEMKLWLLKQKQTTSWNSPVATADAIYALLCQGSDLLASRGDVRIVLGNKVLETFSPAKTTVPGLGYIKESFAAGSPELRAKSITVEKRDAGIAWGAVYAQYLSPVSDVKQQGGELAVEKKLYVERTLTGGKKELQPITASTQLAVGDKVVSRLTIRLDRAMDFVQLKDQRGACFEPMNSLSGYRWNGGIGYYVEIEDASTNFFFDSLNKGVYVLEYSYRIARSGQYEAGLATIQCAYAPEYAAHSASVKVEVE